One window from the genome of Streptomyces sp. NBC_01476 encodes:
- the nadA gene encoding quinolinate synthase NadA, which translates to MTTTETLDVTPTPLALLLLGRESDPRSERGVDCPGDLPAPSDPDLVERARAAKARLGSKVFILGHHYQRDEVIEFADVTGDSFKLARDAADRPEAEYIVFCGVHFMAESADILTSERQQVILPDLAAGCSMADMASAEQVAECWDVLTDAGVADVTVPVSYMNSSADIKAFTGRHGGTICTSSNAERALEWAFGKGEKVLFLPDQHLGRNTAVRDLGIPLEECVVYNPHKPNGGLTAEQLRDAKMILWRGHCSVHGRFSLDSVEDVRARIPGVNVLVHPECKHEVVSAADYVGSTEYIIKKLDEAPAGSAWAIGTELNLVRRLAKAHPDKQIVFLDKTVCFCSTMNRIDLPHLVWTLESLADGKLVNRIQVDAETEHFAKLALEQMLALP; encoded by the coding sequence GTGACCACCACAGAAACGCTGGACGTAACGCCCACGCCGCTCGCGCTGCTCCTGCTCGGCCGCGAGTCCGACCCCCGCAGCGAGCGCGGGGTGGACTGCCCCGGGGACCTGCCCGCGCCGTCGGACCCGGACCTGGTGGAGCGCGCCCGGGCGGCCAAGGCCCGCCTCGGCAGCAAGGTCTTCATCCTCGGTCACCACTACCAGCGCGACGAGGTGATCGAGTTCGCCGACGTGACCGGGGACTCCTTCAAGCTCGCCCGGGACGCGGCGGACCGGCCGGAAGCGGAGTACATCGTCTTCTGCGGTGTGCACTTCATGGCCGAGTCCGCGGACATCCTCACCTCGGAGCGGCAGCAGGTGATCCTCCCCGACCTGGCGGCCGGCTGCTCGATGGCCGACATGGCCAGCGCCGAGCAGGTCGCCGAGTGCTGGGACGTGCTCACCGACGCCGGGGTGGCCGATGTCACGGTTCCGGTCTCGTACATGAACTCCTCGGCGGACATCAAGGCGTTCACCGGGCGGCACGGCGGCACGATCTGCACCTCCTCCAACGCCGAGCGCGCGCTGGAGTGGGCGTTCGGCAAGGGCGAGAAGGTGCTCTTCCTGCCGGACCAGCACCTCGGGCGGAACACCGCGGTGCGCGATCTGGGCATCCCGCTGGAGGAGTGCGTCGTCTACAACCCGCACAAGCCGAACGGCGGCCTCACCGCCGAGCAGCTGCGCGACGCGAAGATGATCCTGTGGCGCGGCCACTGCTCGGTGCACGGCCGCTTCTCGCTGGACTCGGTGGAGGACGTCAGGGCCCGTATCCCCGGGGTCAATGTGCTGGTGCACCCCGAGTGCAAGCACGAGGTCGTCTCGGCGGCGGACTACGTCGGCTCGACGGAGTACATCATCAAGAAGCTGGACGAGGCGCCGGCCGGTTCCGCGTGGGCGATCGGCACCGAGCTGAACCTGGTCCGGCGGCTGGCGAAGGCGCACCCCGACAAGCAGATCGTCTTCCTGGACAAGACGGTGTGCTTCTGCTCGACCATGAACCGGATCGACCTGCCGCACCTGGTGTGGACGCTGGAGTCGCTGGCGGACGGGAAGCTGGTCAACCGGATCCAGGTGGACGCGGAGACGGAGCACTTCGCGAAGCTGGCGCTGGAGCAGATGCTGGCGCTGCCGTAG
- a CDS encoding GNAT family N-acetyltransferase: MILRPVRDDEEDAEVVREIEAAAFGASRALPPVLHGVGARFEAGPGAVWGAPGPGDWPAERIARHHGRTRHLARTDPGGCWLIEDQAAGPVGAVLSSRREGTWALSLLAVAPGAQGKGVGKALLARALVHGRACLRGVICVPDDPVAARTFRRAGFHLHPSMRLTGLADAGRLDPPDGPVHAGTERHRDLMDSVDRRTRGGAHRADHEELLRQHQLFVVDDLAGSGYCYARGGRIVTLAATSRRLATRLLTAALLAAPPDEPVRVTHVTAEAQWAVDVAVTAGLSIHPAGFIALRGMRPPELSLLSTSLP, translated from the coding sequence GTGATTCTTCGACCCGTCCGTGACGACGAAGAGGACGCCGAGGTCGTCCGGGAGATCGAGGCGGCGGCTTTCGGCGCTTCGCGGGCGCTGCCGCCGGTGCTGCACGGGGTCGGCGCCCGTTTCGAGGCCGGGCCCGGAGCGGTGTGGGGCGCGCCAGGCCCCGGGGACTGGCCGGCCGAGCGGATCGCCCGCCACCACGGCCGTACCCGGCACCTGGCCCGTACCGACCCCGGCGGCTGCTGGCTGATCGAGGACCAGGCGGCCGGGCCGGTGGGGGCGGTGCTGTCGTCGCGGCGCGAGGGCACCTGGGCGCTGTCGCTGCTCGCGGTGGCGCCCGGCGCGCAGGGCAAGGGCGTCGGGAAGGCGCTGCTCGCCCGGGCGCTGGTGCACGGGCGGGCCTGTCTGCGCGGGGTGATCTGCGTACCGGACGATCCGGTGGCGGCGCGGACGTTCCGGCGGGCCGGGTTCCATCTGCACCCCTCGATGCGGCTCACCGGGCTCGCCGACGCCGGCCGGCTGGACCCGCCGGACGGCCCGGTGCACGCGGGCACCGAGCGGCACCGTGACCTGATGGACTCCGTCGACCGCCGCACCCGGGGCGGGGCGCACCGCGCCGACCACGAGGAACTCCTGCGGCAGCATCAGCTCTTCGTCGTCGACGACCTGGCCGGCAGCGGCTACTGCTACGCGCGCGGCGGCCGGATCGTCACCCTCGCGGCCACGTCGCGCCGCCTGGCCACCCGCCTCCTCACCGCGGCCCTCCTGGCCGCACCCCCGGACGAACCGGTCCGCGTCACCCACGTCACCGCCGAGGCCCAATGGGCGGTCGACGTCGCGGTCACCGCGGGCCTGTCCATCCACCCCGCCGGCTTCATAGCCCTCCGCGGCATGCGCCCCCCAGAACTCTCCCTGCTCTCCACGTCCTTGCCATAG